From Camelina sativa cultivar DH55 chromosome 20, Cs, whole genome shotgun sequence, the proteins below share one genomic window:
- the LOC104769252 gene encoding uncharacterized protein LOC104769252, whose amino-acid sequence MICSSQISQPMNGLKDIVEKRNFKAWLLDQYGVLHDGKKPYPGAISTLKNLATAGAKIVIISNSSRRASTTMEKLKGLGFDPSFFTGAITSGELTHQSLERRDDPWFAALGRSCIHMTWSDRGAISLEGLGLNVVENVDEADFVLAHGTEALGLPSGSVSPMPLDELEKILEKSAARGLPMIVANPDYVTVEANVFHIMPGTLASKYEELGGEVKWMGKPYKMIYESAMAIAGVVNPSEAIAVGDSLHHDIKGANNSGIESVFITGGIHGNELGLTSFDEIANLDSVKTLTAKHNAFPAYVLSAFKW is encoded by the exons ATGATCTGTTCCTCGCAGATCTCACAGCCAATGAATGGCCTCAAAGACATTGTTGAGAAGCGAAATTTTAAG GCATGGCTCTTAGATCAGTATGGGGTCCTTCATGATGGCAAAAAGCCGTACCCGGGTGCGATATCGACAT TAAAAAATCTTGCAACAGCAGGTGCCAAAATCGTGATCATTAGTAATTCCTCTAGACGTGCTTCAACTACAATGGAGAAGTTGAAAGGCCTTGGCTTTGATCCTTCTTTCTTCACCGGAGCTATAACAAGTGGTGAACTAACCCATCAATCTTTGGAAAG GAGAGATGATCCTTGGTTCGCTGCACTAGGAAGAAGTTGCATTCACATGACTTGGAGTGACCGAGGAGCAATCTCTTTAGAG GGTCTAGGTTTAAATGTTGTGGAGAATGTAGACGAAGCTGACTTTGTTTTAGCGCACGGCACTGAAGCCTTAGGACTTCCTTCAGGCAGTGTATCTCCAATGCCTCTTGACGAACTTGAGAAGATTTTGGAGAAATCTGCAGCTCGAGGACTCCCCATGATAGTTGCCAATCCAGATTACGTGACTGTTGAAGCAAATGTTTTTCATATCATGCCAG GTACACTAGCTTCTAAGTATGAAGAACTCGGGGGAGAAGTGAAGTGGATGGGAAAACCTTATAAG ATGATCTATGAGTCTGCTATGGCAATCGCAGGAGTTGTCAATCCATCCGAGGCTATCGCAGTAGGAGATTCGCTACATCATGATATAAAGGGAGCAAATAATTCAGGAATTGAATCAGTATTCATCACAGGAGGGATTCATGGTAATGAGCTTGGTCTCACTTCGTTTGATGAAATTGCAAATCTGGACTCAGTCAAGACCCTTACGGCTAAACACAACGCATTCCCAGCTTATGT